In Leptodesmis sichuanensis A121, the following are encoded in one genomic region:
- a CDS encoding ROK family protein, producing the protein MNITPSESPTAPQVLGIDLGGTAIKLGRFTQDGTCLQTLRIPTPQPATPEAVLVAMAAAIAEIDPQRKAIAIGVGTPGPADAAGRIARVAINLSGWQDVPLADWLEAKTGRPTVIANDANCAGLGEAWLGAGRWYRNLILLTLGTGVGGAIILDGKLFVGHHGTAGELGLITLNPDGPPCNSGNQGSLEQYVSVQAIRRRTGMEPDELGAMALAGDPKALEFWQQYGRDLGAGLASLIYVLTPEAIVIGGGVSASADFFFPSVQAEIERRVLPSSRAGLQLLRAELGNQAGMVGAAKLAWQLL; encoded by the coding sequence ATGAATATTACTCCCAGCGAGTCCCCAACGGCTCCTCAAGTTTTAGGTATCGATCTGGGAGGAACAGCCATCAAGTTGGGGCGCTTTACTCAAGATGGAACCTGTCTTCAGACTCTCAGGATCCCGACTCCCCAACCTGCTACTCCAGAAGCGGTATTGGTGGCCATGGCCGCTGCGATAGCTGAAATAGACCCGCAGCGGAAGGCTATAGCGATTGGTGTGGGAACTCCTGGGCCTGCGGACGCTGCCGGACGAATTGCGAGAGTGGCGATTAACCTCAGCGGCTGGCAGGATGTTCCCCTGGCAGACTGGTTAGAAGCAAAAACAGGCCGACCCACGGTAATTGCCAATGATGCCAACTGTGCTGGATTAGGTGAAGCCTGGTTAGGAGCCGGACGCTGGTACCGCAACCTGATTCTGTTAACCCTGGGCACTGGTGTTGGTGGAGCGATTATTTTGGATGGCAAACTATTTGTTGGTCATCATGGCACTGCTGGAGAACTGGGATTAATTACCCTGAATCCGGACGGGCCACCCTGTAATAGTGGCAATCAGGGATCCCTGGAGCAATATGTGTCTGTTCAGGCAATTCGTCGTCGCACAGGGATGGAACCTGACGAATTAGGCGCAATGGCTTTAGCGGGTGATCCCAAAGCACTAGAGTTCTGGCAGCAATATGGGCGGGACTTAGGGGCCGGACTGGCAAGTTTGATTTATGTCTTAACCCCAGAGGCGATCGTCATTGGGGGAGGAGTGAGCGCCAGTGCAGACTTTTTCTTTCCCAGCGTACAAGCTGAAATTGAACGGCGAGTGCTTCCCAGTTCCCGTGCAGGCTTACAGCTACTGCGAGCCGAATTGGGTAATCAGGCTGGCATGGTAGGGGCCGCGAAGCTGGCATGGCAGCTTTTGTAG
- a CDS encoding GH116 family glycosyl hydrolase: MQHQSPFSQIPSCTWNRPIGLGWSHPYTVRYPSNLDDGPWHGMPLGGLGAGCIGRSHRGDFNLWHIDGGEHIFQTIPACQFSVFEQANGKTQAYALCTEAPEDGSLSAWQWYPGSGGAGSGESQEEGEAASKIQNPKPQISTGTYHALYPRSWFVYENVFQATLTCEQFSPIWAHNYQEASYPIAVFLWTASNPTDQPLTLSILLSWQNMVGWFTNAMKSPEVQIRDDGSPVYDYYPRLGDSQGNFNRLMREGRQLGIVMARETPSHEPAEGEGQWAIAVDVPANAGAFYHARWNPVGNGAELWTPFARDGSLSNIENLAPAQDGGQVGAAMAVRFTLQPGETLQIPFVLSWDFPVTEFAQGIIYFRRYTDFFGRNGQNAWAIAQTALNQYKTWQQQIQIWQEPILQRDDLPDWFKMALFNELYDLTDGGTLWSAATEQDPIGQFAILECLDYRWYESLDVRLYGSFALLMLFPDLEKAVLRAFTRAIPASDERTRVIGYYYTLGADSPMAMRKVAGATPHDLGAPNEHVWEKTNYTSYQDCNQWKDLPCDFVLQVYRDFLFTGATDLDFLQECWPAIAQTLHYLKCFDYDYDGIPENGGAPDQTFDDWKLQGISAYCGGLWLAALEAAIAIGRMLAEQSTDIRLLSTLSKDIGNFQLWLEQSQNLYHETLWNGQYYRLDSKSGSDIVMADQLCGQFYARLLKLPDIVPIDCAKTALSTIYDACFIKFNDYLAAGGETRSDGRIAEAIDKLPFRSCLPVGVANGVRPDGTPENPNSTHPLEVWTGINFGLAAFLMQMGMKDAALEITKAVVEQVYTNGLQFRTPEAITPTGTFRASHYLRPMAIWAVYGVLSGAL; the protein is encoded by the coding sequence ATGCAACACCAATCTCCCTTTTCGCAAATCCCTTCCTGTACCTGGAACCGACCCATTGGCCTGGGTTGGAGCCATCCCTATACGGTTCGTTATCCCAGCAACCTGGATGATGGCCCCTGGCATGGAATGCCCCTGGGTGGATTGGGAGCCGGATGCATTGGTCGTTCCCATCGAGGCGACTTCAATCTCTGGCACATTGACGGTGGAGAGCATATCTTTCAAACCATACCCGCCTGTCAATTTAGTGTCTTTGAACAGGCCAACGGCAAAACCCAGGCGTATGCGTTGTGTACGGAAGCACCAGAGGATGGCAGTCTGAGTGCATGGCAGTGGTATCCAGGTAGTGGGGGAGCGGGGAGCGGGGAAAGTCAGGAAGAAGGGGAAGCAGCATCTAAAATCCAAAATCCAAAACCCCAAATTTCTACTGGTACCTATCACGCGCTTTATCCCCGGAGTTGGTTTGTCTATGAAAACGTTTTTCAGGCCACGCTGACGTGTGAGCAGTTTTCACCGATCTGGGCACACAATTATCAGGAAGCCAGTTACCCGATCGCGGTCTTCCTGTGGACAGCCTCTAACCCAACCGATCAACCCCTGACGCTCAGCATCCTGCTGTCCTGGCAGAATATGGTGGGCTGGTTCACAAATGCCATGAAATCTCCGGAGGTGCAAATTCGGGATGATGGCAGTCCGGTGTATGACTATTACCCTCGCTTAGGGGACAGTCAGGGCAATTTTAATCGACTGATGCGGGAAGGCCGACAACTGGGGATTGTGATGGCCAGGGAAACCCCAAGCCACGAGCCAGCAGAAGGAGAGGGACAGTGGGCGATCGCAGTTGACGTACCAGCCAATGCCGGAGCCTTTTACCATGCCCGATGGAATCCTGTTGGCAACGGAGCAGAATTATGGACACCGTTTGCGCGAGATGGTTCCCTATCCAATATTGAGAATTTAGCTCCGGCCCAGGACGGAGGACAGGTGGGAGCTGCGATGGCCGTTCGCTTCACGCTGCAACCGGGAGAAACGCTGCAAATTCCCTTTGTCCTCAGTTGGGATTTTCCCGTGACGGAATTTGCTCAGGGCATTATCTATTTTCGGCGGTATACCGATTTCTTTGGCCGTAATGGTCAGAATGCCTGGGCGATCGCGCAGACTGCCCTGAATCAATACAAGACCTGGCAGCAGCAGATCCAGATCTGGCAAGAGCCAATCCTGCAACGGGATGACCTGCCGGACTGGTTCAAAATGGCTCTGTTCAATGAACTGTACGACCTGACGGATGGAGGAACCCTGTGGAGTGCGGCAACAGAGCAAGATCCGATCGGCCAGTTCGCGATCCTGGAGTGCCTGGATTACCGCTGGTACGAAAGCCTGGATGTCCGGTTGTATGGTTCGTTTGCCCTGTTAATGCTGTTTCCCGATCTGGAAAAAGCCGTTCTGCGAGCCTTTACACGGGCCATCCCTGCCAGCGATGAGCGAACTCGCGTGATTGGTTACTATTACACCCTTGGGGCCGACAGTCCAATGGCGATGCGCAAAGTCGCAGGAGCCACCCCTCACGACTTGGGCGCACCCAATGAGCACGTCTGGGAGAAAACCAATTACACCAGCTATCAGGACTGCAACCAGTGGAAAGATTTGCCCTGTGATTTTGTTTTGCAAGTGTACCGGGACTTCCTGTTCACTGGCGCGACCGATCTGGACTTTCTCCAGGAATGCTGGCCCGCGATCGCCCAAACCCTCCACTACCTCAAATGCTTTGATTACGATTACGATGGCATTCCTGAAAACGGCGGTGCCCCCGACCAGACCTTTGATGACTGGAAACTTCAGGGAATCAGTGCTTACTGCGGCGGCCTATGGCTGGCAGCTCTGGAAGCCGCGATCGCGATCGGACGTATGCTCGCCGAGCAATCCACCGATATTCGTCTTCTGTCCACCCTCTCGAAAGACATCGGCAATTTTCAACTCTGGCTAGAGCAATCCCAAAACCTTTACCATGAGACCCTCTGGAACGGGCAATACTACCGCCTGGATAGCAAAAGCGGTTCCGACATCGTTATGGCCGATCAACTCTGTGGTCAGTTTTACGCTCGCCTCTTGAAATTGCCGGATATCGTTCCCATTGATTGCGCCAAAACCGCCCTTTCTACTATTTACGACGCTTGTTTTATTAAGTTCAACGACTACCTGGCAGCAGGTGGAGAAACTCGCAGCGATGGTCGGATTGCAGAAGCGATCGACAAATTGCCATTTCGCTCCTGCTTACCAGTAGGGGTGGCCAATGGAGTTCGACCTGATGGCACCCCAGAAAATCCTAACTCCACTCATCCCCTGGAAGTCTGGACAGGGATTAACTTTGGACTGGCCGCCTTCCTGATGCAAATGGGCATGAAAGACGCAGCCCTTGAAATCACGAAAGCTGTAGTTGAGCAGGTTTATACCAATGGCTTACAATTTCGTACCCCAGAAGCCATTACCCCTACCGGAACCTTCCGCGCCAGCCATTATTTACGACCAATGGCGATCTGGGCTGTTTATGGAGTACTAAGTGGAGCGCTATAG
- a CDS encoding tetratricopeptide repeat protein: protein MKTRRKSLLHCLLHWLKRVFRLLTHRFHRPTSSHRPIPPPSAPTTRQTVTGDRNQVIGEMSGNATAIGNVSGDAYIDSTILQLPSPPAPLPPGIPSNLPHSGAIAFVGREQDLTNLHSLVQQSDRIAITAIQGMGGIGKTELALQYATYHLQQGTYPAGVCWFSVRDLDLGTQLVTFARTWFGLTPPDDFDLPAQVQYCWQRWPDGDVLIVLDDVTAYDAIAPYLPPTEPRFKVLLTTRVNLGQSLRSFSIDVLSEAAALDLLRAFTHPDRIDSQLPLAKHLCQWLGYLPLGLEMVGSYLAQHPDLSLTTLQQRLDAKHLAARVLCQRQPDRTATHESVAAAFELSWADLNPQEQHLALILSLYALAPIPWELITPWFDQVDAEDLEDWRDRGLVNRSLLQRVGEHTVQLHQLLREFFRTKLATLPSPVGEGPGERADLPTAYCRQMVQIAQQIPQSPTRDQILTFTPLIPHLAEVTTTWLTSVADADLLWSFVGIARFYDGQGAYAQAAPWYERCLAACRDRLGADHPAVATSLNNLAYLYQRQGRYSEAEPLYVQALDLRQRLLGADHPAVATSLNNLAGLYESQGRYSEAEPLYVQALDLSQRLLGADHPDVATSLNNLAYLYQRQGRYSEAEPLYVQALDLRQRLLGADHPDVATSLNNLAYLYQRQGRYSEAEPLYVQALDLRQRLLGADHPAVATSLNNLAGLYESQGRYSEAEPLYVQALDLRQRLLGADHPAVATSLNNLAGLYESQGRYSEAEPLYVQALDLRQRLLGADHPDVATSLNNLAYLYQRQGRYSEAEPLYVQALDLSQRLLGADHPDVATSLNNLAYLYQRQGRYSEAEPLYVQALDLRQRLLGADHPAVATSLNNLAGLYESQGRYSEAEPLYVQALDLRQRLLGADHPAVATSLNNLAYLYQRQGRYSEAEPLYVQALDLMQRLLGADHPAVATSLNNLAYLYQRQGRYSEAEPLYVQALDLRQRLLGADHPAVATSLNNLAYLYQRQGRYSEAEPLYVQALDLMQRLLGADHPAVATSLNNLAGLYESQGRYSEAEPLYVQALGILFSRLGEDHPNTQTVLNNFVGLLGQTIAEGRTADLSDHPLTQALLQQL, encoded by the coding sequence ATGAAAACTCGTCGCAAATCCCTGCTGCATTGTCTCCTGCACTGGCTCAAACGAGTGTTCCGCCTCCTCACTCATCGATTTCATCGCCCTACCTCCAGCCATCGACCCATCCCCCCACCTTCGGCTCCCACCACCCGCCAAACTGTTACGGGCGATCGCAACCAGGTGATTGGTGAAATGTCTGGAAATGCGACAGCGATTGGCAATGTTAGTGGAGATGCTTACATCGACTCAACCATTCTCCAACTTCCCTCTCCCCCCGCCCCCCTTCCCCCTGGCATTCCCAGCAACCTGCCCCATTCCGGCGCGATCGCCTTTGTCGGACGGGAGCAGGATCTGACCAACCTCCACAGCCTGGTGCAGCAGAGCGATCGCATTGCGATCACCGCCATTCAGGGCATGGGGGGCATCGGCAAAACTGAACTCGCCCTCCAATACGCGACCTACCACCTACAGCAAGGGACTTATCCCGCTGGGGTCTGCTGGTTCTCTGTCCGGGATCTGGATTTGGGCACCCAACTGGTCACCTTTGCCCGTACCTGGTTTGGCCTCACCCCACCCGATGACTTCGACCTCCCGGCTCAGGTGCAATATTGCTGGCAGCGCTGGCCCGATGGCGATGTCTTGATTGTCCTGGATGATGTCACGGCGTATGATGCCATCGCCCCCTATCTGCCACCTACCGAACCCCGCTTCAAAGTCCTGCTCACCACCCGCGTTAACCTGGGACAGTCCTTGCGCTCCTTCTCTATCGATGTCTTGAGTGAAGCGGCGGCCCTTGATCTGCTGCGTGCCTTCACCCATCCAGACCGCATTGATTCCCAACTCCCTCTAGCGAAACACCTCTGCCAGTGGTTGGGCTACCTCCCCCTGGGACTGGAAATGGTGGGGAGCTACCTGGCACAGCACCCCGATCTCTCCCTCACCACCCTGCAACAGCGCTTAGATGCCAAACATCTGGCTGCCAGAGTACTCTGCCAGCGTCAACCGGATAGAACCGCCACTCATGAAAGCGTGGCGGCAGCCTTTGAGTTAAGTTGGGCCGATCTGAATCCCCAGGAACAACACCTGGCCTTGATCCTGAGTCTCTATGCCCTGGCTCCCATCCCCTGGGAACTGATCACCCCCTGGTTTGATCAGGTGGATGCAGAAGACCTGGAAGACTGGCGCGATCGTGGCCTGGTCAACCGCAGCTTACTTCAGCGTGTGGGCGAACACACCGTTCAACTGCACCAACTCCTGCGCGAATTCTTCCGCACCAAATTAGCCACGCTCCCCTCTCCTGTGGGAGAGGGGCCGGGGGAGAGGGCCGATCTCCCCACTGCCTACTGCCGCCAGATGGTGCAAATCGCCCAACAAATTCCCCAATCTCCCACTCGCGATCAGATCCTCACCTTCACCCCCCTCATTCCCCACCTGGCAGAAGTCACGACCACCTGGCTTACCTCAGTTGCCGATGCTGATCTCCTCTGGAGCTTTGTTGGCATTGCCCGGTTTTACGATGGCCAGGGAGCCTACGCCCAGGCTGCCCCCTGGTATGAACGGTGTTTAGCGGCCTGTCGCGATCGCCTGGGAGCCGACCACCCGGCTGTGGCCACCAGTTTGAACAATCTGGCTTATCTATATCAGAGGCAAGGGCGCTACAGTGAAGCCGAACCGCTCTATGTGCAAGCGTTGGACCTGAGGCAGCGCCTGTTGGGAGCCGACCACCCGGCTGTGGCCACCAGTTTGAACAATCTGGCTGGACTATATGAGTCGCAAGGGCGCTACAGTGAAGCCGAACCGCTCTATGTGCAAGCCTTGGACCTGAGTCAGCGCCTGTTGGGAGCCGACCACCCGGATGTGGCCACCAGTTTGAACAATCTGGCTTATCTATATCAGAGGCAAGGGCGCTACAGTGAAGCCGAACCGCTCTATGTGCAAGCCTTGGACCTGAGGCAGCGCCTGTTGGGAGCCGACCACCCGGATGTGGCCACCAGTTTGAACAATCTGGCTTATCTATATCAGAGGCAAGGGCGCTACAGTGAAGCCGAACCGCTCTATGTGCAAGCGTTGGACCTGAGGCAGCGCCTGTTGGGAGCCGACCACCCGGCTGTGGCCACCAGTTTGAACAATCTGGCTGGACTATATGAGTCGCAAGGGCGCTACAGTGAAGCCGAACCGCTCTATGTGCAAGCCTTGGACCTGAGGCAGCGCCTGTTGGGAGCCGACCACCCGGCTGTGGCCACCAGTTTGAACAATCTGGCTGGACTATATGAGTCGCAAGGGCGCTACAGTGAAGCCGAACCGCTCTATGTGCAAGCCTTGGACCTGAGGCAGCGCCTGTTGGGAGCCGACCACCCGGATGTGGCCACCAGTTTGAACAATCTGGCTTATCTATATCAGAGGCAAGGGCGCTACAGTGAAGCCGAACCGCTCTATGTGCAAGCCTTGGACCTGAGTCAGCGCCTGTTGGGAGCCGACCACCCGGATGTGGCCACCAGTTTGAACAATCTGGCTTATCTATATCAGAGGCAAGGGCGCTACAGTGAAGCCGAACCGCTCTATGTGCAAGCGTTGGACCTGAGGCAGCGCCTGTTGGGAGCCGACCACCCGGCTGTGGCCACCAGTTTGAACAATCTGGCTGGACTATATGAGTCGCAAGGGCGCTACAGTGAAGCCGAACCGCTCTATGTGCAAGCCTTGGACCTGAGGCAGCGCCTGTTGGGAGCCGACCACCCGGCTGTGGCCACCAGTTTGAACAATCTGGCTTATCTATATCAGAGGCAAGGGCGCTACAGTGAAGCCGAACCGCTCTATGTGCAAGCCTTGGACCTGATGCAGCGCCTGTTGGGAGCCGACCACCCGGCTGTGGCCACCAGTTTGAACAATCTGGCTTATCTATATCAGAGGCAAGGGCGCTACAGTGAAGCCGAACCGCTCTATGTGCAAGCCTTGGACCTGAGGCAGCGCCTGTTGGGAGCCGACCACCCGGCTGTGGCCACCAGTTTGAACAATCTGGCTTATCTATATCAGAGGCAAGGGCGCTACAGTGAAGCCGAACCGCTCTATGTGCAAGCGTTGGACCTGATGCAGCGCCTGTTGGGAGCCGACCACCCGGCTGTGGCCACCAGTTTGAACAATCTGGCTGGTTTATATGAGTCGCAAGGGCGCTACAGTGAAGCCGAACCGCTCTATGTGCAAGCGTTAGGTATTCTGTTTAGCCGTTTAGGGGAGGATCATCCCAACACCCAAACGGTCTTGAATAACTTTGTCGGTTTATTAGGCCAAACGATCGCCGAAGGACGGACTGCCGACCTATCCGACCACCCTTTGACTCAAGCCCTGCTGCAACAGTTGTAA